One genomic segment of Chitinophaga sancti includes these proteins:
- a CDS encoding DUF6046 domain-containing protein: MALNIDISSTFTSTFGYTPETLNVLTQPDTNKRGTSYFGKETWNKAYFMAVKIGPLELYNPVISISNQKTIVQTALVNRSGTVKEMISKEDYKINIKGIILRDDNTFPDGEISDLMDLYNRNEALSIECALTSLIFGEGEKVVITDLSFPPSPGTKNIQAYEMNLISDLKFILNKA; the protein is encoded by the coding sequence ATGGCACTAAATATCGATATCAGCAGCACCTTCACCAGCACCTTTGGCTATACCCCCGAAACCCTTAATGTGCTCACACAGCCTGATACGAACAAACGGGGCACCAGTTACTTTGGCAAAGAAACCTGGAACAAAGCCTATTTCATGGCGGTAAAGATCGGGCCACTTGAACTGTATAATCCCGTTATCAGTATCAGCAATCAAAAGACAATTGTACAAACAGCACTGGTAAACCGGTCCGGTACGGTGAAGGAAATGATCAGCAAAGAGGATTATAAAATAAACATCAAAGGCATTATTCTACGCGATGACAATACCTTCCCAGACGGGGAGATCAGTGACCTGATGGACCTGTATAACAGGAATGAAGCACTGTCCATCGAATGTGCCCTGACCTCGCTCATCTTTGGCGAAGGTGAAAAAGTAGTGATCACCGATCTTTCTTTTCCTCCATCACCAGGTACAAAAAATATACAAGCTTATGAAATGAACCTCATCAGCGACTTGAAATTCATCTTAAACAAAGCATAG
- a CDS encoding tape measure protein — protein MADLTTITTDTYKDLLKAADAAFGKIGNWMKNTINDNNIFIASNKKLGASLGDIEDRFKRIEDLKKKTTSPVTIARLDKIKLKWEEDKKDIQDRSDFLNKKGWKDNITKKADAGLDKMIKASPDLLEMGMAAEKAQLGFQRLTGSSTAAANILKDIHQMAATSFFDNDKLQENAKTLLESGVAAEKLMPTMNMLGDVSGSNQTKMDSLTQAFGDMQQLGHLTEGSLKAMNEAGFKPLELMAANGSQSIEELKASMAAGGVSTESVVAALQAATSKGGEFFGVMKEQGETATGKWHYLQEKMSEAGGTIGNALMPTVSNFIDNTLIPLVGWLSAAAGWIAENSDLVGFLTTVVAGVVLGYKAWTLAAELLGPAMMASGIGTIFVAVGALIGIIIYAWNTFGWFRGGIMAAWEVLKTFGQFIWDYTIEPIKDLLSGLWGLAKTVWYVFSGDWDKAMESGQQAIDGLTFSGTAAAMKKDVNDIMGLGDKVADTFNAEVNKKKDQTNAGPGNGSSGSWQGNFGGGSASGAGASYFSLPPLPPGKRIDNAPVVSFEPDATRKKMSMDNTKDTVSGITTGGARTVNITLQKLFETINITTNTVGEGITNMEQQVTDALLNVLKQA, from the coding sequence ATGGCAGACCTGACTACTATTACAACCGATACCTACAAAGACTTACTGAAAGCAGCAGATGCTGCTTTCGGTAAGATCGGTAACTGGATGAAGAATACGATCAATGACAACAATATATTCATAGCATCCAACAAAAAGCTTGGCGCATCATTAGGTGATATTGAAGACAGGTTTAAGCGGATCGAAGACCTGAAAAAGAAAACAACAAGTCCTGTCACCATCGCCCGGCTTGACAAAATAAAACTCAAGTGGGAAGAAGATAAAAAGGATATACAGGATCGAAGCGACTTTCTCAATAAAAAAGGATGGAAAGATAACATCACAAAGAAAGCGGATGCTGGTCTTGACAAAATGATCAAAGCCTCGCCAGACCTGCTCGAAATGGGCATGGCAGCGGAAAAGGCACAACTCGGTTTTCAACGGCTCACAGGTTCCTCCACCGCCGCCGCCAACATCCTGAAAGATATCCACCAGATGGCGGCCACCTCTTTCTTCGACAATGACAAGCTACAGGAAAATGCAAAGACCCTGCTTGAAAGTGGTGTCGCTGCCGAAAAGCTCATGCCTACCATGAATATGCTGGGTGATGTAAGCGGTAGTAACCAGACAAAAATGGACTCCCTTACCCAAGCCTTTGGGGATATGCAACAGCTAGGTCATCTGACCGAAGGTTCCCTGAAAGCCATGAACGAAGCAGGTTTCAAACCACTTGAGCTGATGGCCGCAAACGGTAGCCAATCCATTGAAGAACTAAAGGCATCCATGGCAGCAGGTGGAGTCTCTACAGAAAGCGTTGTAGCCGCTTTACAGGCCGCTACGTCCAAAGGTGGAGAGTTCTTCGGCGTGATGAAAGAACAGGGCGAAACTGCTACCGGGAAATGGCATTACCTGCAGGAGAAAATGAGCGAAGCTGGAGGTACGATCGGCAATGCCCTCATGCCTACCGTCAGCAACTTTATTGACAACACATTGATACCGCTTGTAGGCTGGTTAAGTGCCGCAGCCGGATGGATCGCTGAGAACTCAGACCTGGTAGGCTTTCTTACCACTGTAGTCGCTGGCGTGGTTCTCGGCTACAAAGCATGGACACTCGCTGCTGAATTATTAGGACCTGCCATGATGGCCAGTGGGATAGGAACAATCTTCGTGGCTGTCGGTGCATTGATCGGTATCATCATCTATGCATGGAATACTTTCGGCTGGTTCAGAGGTGGTATCATGGCTGCATGGGAAGTGCTCAAAACCTTTGGTCAGTTTATATGGGACTATACTATTGAACCAATCAAAGATCTGCTCTCCGGTTTGTGGGGCTTAGCAAAAACAGTGTGGTATGTTTTCTCTGGTGACTGGGACAAGGCCATGGAATCAGGCCAGCAGGCGATAGATGGGCTGACCTTCTCAGGTACCGCAGCTGCGATGAAAAAAGATGTCAATGACATCATGGGTTTAGGCGATAAGGTCGCCGATACTTTCAATGCTGAGGTCAATAAGAAAAAGGATCAGACAAATGCAGGCCCCGGCAATGGTAGCTCCGGCAGCTGGCAGGGAAATTTCGGAGGCGGATCAGCCAGTGGTGCTGGTGCATCCTACTTCTCGTTACCCCCCCTTCCTCCCGGCAAACGAATCGACAACGCCCCCGTTGTTTCATTTGAACCTGATGCCACCCGCAAAAAGATGTCAATGGACAATACCAAAGACACGGTGTCTGGCATCACCACCGGCGGCGCACGTACTGTAAACATCACCCTGCAAAAGCTCTTCGAGACCATCAACATTACCACCAACACTGTGGGCGAAGGCATTACCAACATGGAGCAACAGGTGACAGATGCACTGCTTAATGTTTTAAAACAAGCTTAA
- a CDS encoding DUF2586 family protein: MGLPKVAITLGSGNLGRTVVTDDGVAGLILTGVENGLISLNQPKVIYSLSDAENLGIKDTNLNFDAYARIKEFYDLAGEGAALYIMLVGDGVNQATIVDPTNAEGAVKLLNAALGRIRLLGVCFTPTDLYPSLMKDGLDAGTIDAVPKAQQLADTYAAQFKPVRILLEGVNADIEHPETLKNLRTFSDNRVGIVIGSARTNGASVGLVLGRAAAVPVQRNLGRVKDGALPITGAYIAGKKIEDITGVDALHDKGYIFFRTFVGRSGYYINDDPMCAPTTDDYSQLALGRVIDKAISLCYQTYVEELNDEVAIDADGKLSVPVIKYLQSRIETAVNNSMAGEISSFSAYVDANQNVLSTGKITVKAAIVPVGYTKTIEVLLGFSNPALNQ; encoded by the coding sequence ATGGGATTACCAAAAGTAGCAATTACATTAGGCAGCGGCAATCTTGGCAGAACCGTTGTGACTGATGATGGGGTTGCAGGTTTAATTCTGACGGGTGTAGAAAACGGATTGATTTCGTTGAATCAACCCAAGGTGATCTACAGCCTGAGCGATGCCGAAAACCTGGGTATCAAAGACACCAATTTAAACTTTGATGCATACGCCCGCATCAAGGAATTTTATGACCTGGCTGGTGAAGGTGCAGCGTTGTACATCATGCTTGTTGGCGACGGTGTAAACCAGGCAACGATCGTAGATCCAACCAATGCTGAAGGAGCTGTGAAGCTGCTGAATGCTGCACTGGGACGTATCAGACTGCTGGGTGTATGTTTCACTCCTACCGACCTTTACCCGTCCCTCATGAAAGATGGATTAGATGCAGGTACGATTGATGCGGTGCCCAAAGCACAACAGCTTGCAGACACTTATGCTGCACAATTCAAGCCTGTACGCATCTTACTGGAAGGTGTCAATGCAGACATCGAACATCCAGAGACACTGAAAAATCTGCGTACTTTCTCTGATAACCGTGTCGGTATCGTTATAGGTAGTGCACGTACTAATGGGGCTTCTGTGGGCCTTGTACTGGGTCGTGCCGCAGCTGTGCCGGTACAACGTAACCTGGGTCGTGTCAAGGATGGTGCATTACCAATTACAGGCGCTTATATCGCTGGTAAAAAGATTGAAGACATCACTGGCGTTGATGCCTTGCACGACAAAGGGTACATCTTTTTCCGCACATTCGTAGGCCGATCCGGTTATTACATCAACGACGATCCAATGTGTGCCCCGACTACCGATGATTACAGTCAGCTAGCACTGGGTCGTGTTATAGACAAAGCCATCTCCCTGTGCTACCAGACCTATGTAGAGGAACTGAACGATGAAGTTGCTATCGATGCCGATGGTAAACTCAGCGTACCTGTTATCAAGTACCTGCAAAGCAGGATCGAAACTGCTGTCAACAACAGTATGGCCGGCGAGATCAGCTCCTTCAGCGCTTACGTTGATGCAAACCAGAACGTACTCAGCACTGGTAAAATCACCGTGAAAGCAGCCATCGTACCCGTAGGTTATACCAAAACCATCGAAGTATTACTGGGCTTTTCTAACCCCGCACTGAACCAGTAA
- a CDS encoding type IX secretion system membrane protein PorP/SprF, with product MKQRSITILVFFLFFLRAHAQQEVQFSQYVFNGLSVNPAYAGYKEELYLHSSYRQQWAGFPGAPVTGTISADGLTDYSDGRVGWGVLTAFEKLGPQSSTALFVNYSYRMPMDWESEKTLAVGLGVGVTNYSVDGSNRKYVDADDPDVILGRQSTLVPDARVGLYYNSATSFVGVSVLNLFSAYTSGKIFLGNGLLYSTLRKSRHLYLSAGTIFSLNQEVQLKPSIMVKGDFKGPVNVDVNVFVLLQETLWLGASYRTGFNYPGNTNLQPNLDPNNAFSLMMEVYANDNFRIGYSYDFSTSGISRYQRGSHELSLGITIPSSASMNKVQCPRHF from the coding sequence ATGAAACAAAGGAGTATCACCATATTGGTTTTCTTCCTGTTCTTCCTGCGCGCGCACGCGCAGCAGGAGGTGCAGTTCAGTCAGTACGTTTTTAACGGACTGAGTGTAAATCCTGCTTATGCAGGATACAAGGAAGAACTATACCTGCACAGTAGCTACAGGCAGCAGTGGGCGGGGTTTCCGGGGGCACCGGTCACTGGTACGATCTCGGCGGATGGTTTGACGGATTACTCGGATGGAAGAGTAGGATGGGGAGTATTAACGGCTTTTGAAAAATTGGGTCCGCAATCTTCCACAGCACTGTTTGTGAACTATTCGTACCGTATGCCGATGGATTGGGAAAGTGAAAAAACGCTGGCAGTTGGTTTGGGTGTCGGTGTCACGAATTACAGTGTTGATGGCAGCAATCGTAAATATGTAGATGCAGATGATCCTGACGTAATATTAGGCCGCCAATCTACATTGGTACCCGATGCGCGGGTCGGGCTTTATTATAACTCTGCTACTTCATTTGTAGGTGTGTCTGTATTGAATTTATTTTCTGCCTATACCAGCGGCAAGATCTTTTTAGGAAATGGATTGTTGTATTCCACCTTGCGCAAATCCAGGCACCTGTATCTCTCCGCAGGTACCATATTTTCATTAAACCAGGAAGTGCAGTTAAAACCTTCCATCATGGTAAAAGGCGACTTTAAAGGACCTGTAAATGTCGATGTGAATGTCTTCGTTTTATTGCAGGAGACTTTGTGGTTGGGAGCCTCTTACCGTACAGGGTTCAATTACCCCGGAAATACGAATTTACAGCCCAATTTAGATCCTAATAATGCCTTTAGCCTGATGATGGAGGTATATGCAAATGACAACTTCAGAATCGGGTATTCTTACGATTTTTCCACCAGTGGAATTTCACGATATCAACGGGGTTCACATGAGCTCTCTTTAGGCATTACCATCCCCAGTAGCGCCAGCATGAATAAGGTACAATGTCCTCGTCATTTTTAA
- a CDS encoding gliding motility-associated C-terminal domain-containing protein encodes MQAAYPQQGYIYLHVNSQDDTISPDFQFSLNGSTGFILNDIPSTLNPISDIGAGERGELWASLQSSYTIYRRPSGSSQWSSTSYQAVAIDGAGAGQFVSVDATGTAYFFDGTTLNTIYRPSFHAGTVAVDIAYGGGRIAITRGDGSILTNTSTVAPYADSWAQLLGISAAATRLDIQPYNGTVVYVGNGVYTIPFTGGTPTNISTTAYTDIAIDGQSYIYANGAYYNGTTWSTDATAKSDLAKTTAYDGAVWSSNNTTIYSRTTTSWLDGERIRTTQKDNSVIIPVTAGTYNLTATGVCGWKLISYSIYDPDGSTATVNAISVAAGEIVHIVANEDKVATTAITITGDSTLCANNRISLNVSVAGGKWSSNNTPVAVIDGNGTVNGVSGGIATIKYEVVTSGCIDSATKKVYVSSAPTFTLTSANVTCNGLKDGIIRVVTSSTGNQYAINGGAWQTDSVFKGLAPGTYSIAVTGANSCVSDSQTAIITEPDVIGITVSQISVGCPGDATGSLTAVATGGVGPYTLQWSTGATTSTIGRLPEGTYSITVKDANTCSAAIRVKLVSVISLFIINTPVKQVGGQIVITGTTLPNASIIVSFPDGTSTSTHADAYGKYSTISANAQPNGSVYVTVTDASTKATCTRYVAFTEAPNADVSIVKTLETVGTIGIGDEISFLLTVYNKGLDNATSLIITDDFPYNLSSATALTPSTGYATYNAAVNEVVWNIDTLKVLKSATLSFKARVTAAGVLQNTAIVSANETDPDNSNNSSTVATPAISATFFIPNVITPNGDGKNDQFVIKGLDLYPGSQLEIFNRWGNQVYRSDNYNNNWKGEGLSAGIYYYVLRINMAGGPQLYKGYIELITR; translated from the coding sequence GTGCAAGCAGCATACCCACAGCAAGGTTACATCTACTTACACGTTAACAGCCAGGATGATACCATATCGCCCGATTTCCAATTCTCACTGAATGGAAGCACGGGCTTTATTCTCAATGACATTCCTTCTACATTGAATCCCATCAGCGACATTGGCGCAGGTGAGCGGGGAGAGCTATGGGCCAGTCTCCAATCCAGCTATACCATTTATCGTCGTCCTTCAGGTAGTAGTCAGTGGAGCAGTACGAGTTACCAGGCAGTGGCCATCGATGGCGCCGGCGCCGGTCAGTTTGTAAGTGTGGATGCTACCGGTACGGCTTACTTCTTCGACGGTACTACCCTCAATACAATTTATCGCCCATCTTTTCATGCAGGTACTGTCGCTGTAGATATTGCCTATGGCGGTGGCCGTATCGCCATTACCAGGGGAGATGGCAGTATCCTGACGAATACCAGTACTGTTGCACCCTATGCCGATAGCTGGGCGCAATTATTGGGTATCAGCGCCGCCGCTACCCGTTTGGATATTCAGCCTTATAACGGCACCGTTGTCTATGTGGGGAACGGGGTATATACTATTCCTTTTACCGGCGGTACGCCTACGAATATAAGTACCACAGCATACACCGATATCGCCATTGATGGCCAAAGTTACATCTATGCGAATGGCGCTTATTACAATGGCACCACCTGGAGCACAGATGCCACCGCAAAATCAGATCTGGCAAAAACGACCGCCTATGATGGCGCTGTTTGGAGCAGTAACAATACCACCATCTATAGCCGTACCACTACCAGCTGGCTGGATGGTGAAAGGATACGTACTACTCAGAAAGATAATAGTGTGATCATACCAGTTACTGCGGGCACCTATAACCTGACTGCCACAGGTGTTTGTGGCTGGAAGCTAATCAGCTATTCCATTTATGATCCAGATGGTTCCACAGCCACCGTAAATGCTATTTCTGTAGCTGCCGGCGAAATCGTACACATCGTAGCCAATGAAGATAAAGTAGCGACTACTGCTATTACAATCACCGGAGACAGTACATTGTGTGCAAATAACCGGATCTCTCTGAACGTATCGGTAGCTGGTGGTAAATGGAGCAGCAATAATACGCCCGTTGCTGTTATAGATGGCAACGGCACCGTAAATGGGGTATCAGGAGGTATCGCCACGATTAAATATGAGGTCGTGACAAGTGGTTGTATTGACTCTGCGACAAAGAAAGTCTATGTATCCTCAGCCCCTACCTTCACGCTCACATCTGCAAATGTGACCTGCAACGGGTTGAAAGATGGTATTATCAGGGTAGTTACTTCCAGTACAGGTAATCAATATGCTATTAATGGTGGTGCATGGCAGACAGACTCTGTATTCAAAGGATTAGCTCCCGGCACATATAGTATTGCTGTAACCGGTGCCAATAGTTGTGTATCCGATTCACAAACTGCCATCATCACTGAACCGGATGTAATCGGTATTACAGTATCACAAATATCAGTTGGCTGCCCCGGCGATGCCACGGGTAGCCTGACTGCCGTTGCGACTGGTGGGGTGGGGCCATATACGCTGCAATGGAGTACAGGAGCGACTACCAGCACCATTGGCAGATTGCCCGAAGGTACTTACAGCATCACTGTAAAAGATGCGAATACCTGCTCGGCCGCTATCAGGGTGAAGCTGGTATCTGTGATCTCGCTGTTTATTATCAACACACCTGTAAAACAGGTAGGTGGGCAGATAGTCATCACCGGCACCACACTCCCCAATGCATCTATCATCGTGAGCTTTCCTGATGGAACCAGTACAAGTACACATGCAGATGCATACGGTAAGTACAGTACGATTTCTGCCAACGCACAACCCAATGGCAGTGTATATGTTACTGTCACCGACGCCAGTACAAAAGCCACCTGTACCCGTTACGTAGCTTTCACCGAAGCACCCAATGCGGATGTAAGTATTGTGAAGACACTGGAAACAGTCGGCACCATCGGTATCGGAGATGAAATTTCTTTCCTGCTCACAGTGTATAACAAAGGACTGGACAATGCCACATCCCTGATCATCACAGATGATTTTCCATACAACCTGTCTTCCGCCACAGCGCTCACACCTTCTACAGGTTATGCCACCTACAATGCGGCCGTGAATGAAGTAGTCTGGAACATTGATACACTGAAGGTGTTGAAATCAGCTACCTTATCATTCAAGGCCCGTGTTACAGCAGCGGGTGTATTGCAGAATACGGCCATTGTTTCTGCCAACGAAACGGATCCTGACAATTCAAATAATTCAAGTACAGTGGCCACACCTGCCATCAGTGCAACCTTTTTTATACCCAATGTGATAACTCCCAATGGGGATGGAAAGAACGACCAGTTCGTGATCAAAGGACTGGACCTCTATCCCGGATCGCAATTGGAGATCTTTAATCGCTGGGGCAACCAGGTGTATCGGAGTGATAATTACAATAACAATTGGAAAGGAGAGGGGTTGAGTGCAGGCATTTATTACTATGTGCTCAGGATTAATATGGCTGGTGGGCCACAGCTATACAAGGGATATATAGAACTGATTACCAGATAG
- a CDS encoding Crp/Fnr family transcriptional regulator: MDLLGFLRQEFDLPANICSELELAFTCETLPKHHKLLLPDSLSKKVYFIESGLLRSYYTKDDKDITHFFFSENSFSLSIESVFYNTPSPIGLELLEPSTLRWIYFNDLEIYINKYNQLEKLMRILLIDVMKKLSERLYMTQFQSAQERYKTILEKHPDILLRAPLGHIASYIGITQQRLSVIRSQK, from the coding sequence ATGGATTTATTAGGTTTTCTGCGTCAGGAATTCGATCTGCCTGCCAACATCTGCTCAGAACTGGAACTGGCTTTTACCTGCGAGACCCTGCCCAAACACCATAAACTCCTGCTACCGGATTCTTTGTCGAAAAAAGTATACTTTATTGAGTCTGGATTGCTACGGTCTTATTACACAAAAGACGACAAAGACATCACCCATTTCTTCTTTTCTGAAAATTCGTTTAGTCTTTCAATTGAGAGCGTCTTTTATAACACTCCCTCCCCCATCGGCCTTGAATTGTTGGAACCCTCAACCCTCCGCTGGATTTACTTCAATGACCTGGAAATATACATCAACAAATATAACCAACTGGAAAAACTGATGCGGATACTCCTGATTGACGTCATGAAAAAATTGTCAGAAAGGTTGTATATGACCCAGTTTCAGTCGGCCCAGGAAAGGTATAAAACCATACTGGAAAAGCACCCTGACATACTATTGAGAGCCCCATTAGGTCATATCGCATCTTACATCGGCATCACCCAGCAAAGACTGAGTGTGATCAGGAGTCAGAAATAA
- a CDS encoding efflux RND transporter periplasmic adaptor subunit has translation MLQKCTCWLAAIVLFTSSCHTGGKPSSSQDAAIPVITQTVQTTTASHAINISGNIEGSKTVHLGFMVAGKINYIAANEGQTIASGQLLASLDPQNYAIAKEMADASTNQAQDEFNRLKIMYDRKSISESDFNKITNTLAQARAQQKLQAKNLSDTKLFSPISGVLLKKSAEAGEITSAGMPLFTVSDIRTVKVNAYIPESELNNVKLGQEAAVLVGAVNETFHGKVTEVGAAADAAARAFTVKISLDNPQLLIRPGMIAEIKLASGNVSNILAIPVEAVMHDIDGQTYVYAVDSQRHQAFKRKVSIGQLSGNLMEITSGLNAGEQIVTGGQQKLNDGAVVSLSK, from the coding sequence ATGTTACAGAAATGTACCTGCTGGCTCGCTGCCATCGTCCTCTTCACCAGCAGTTGTCATACAGGAGGCAAACCATCCTCTTCCCAGGATGCTGCCATTCCCGTGATTACCCAGACCGTTCAGACCACCACTGCCAGCCATGCCATCAACATCAGCGGCAATATAGAAGGTAGTAAGACCGTACATCTTGGCTTTATGGTAGCCGGGAAGATCAATTATATCGCTGCCAACGAAGGACAGACCATTGCCAGCGGGCAACTACTCGCCAGTCTCGACCCGCAGAACTATGCCATTGCCAAGGAAATGGCGGATGCCAGTACCAACCAGGCACAGGATGAATTCAATCGGCTGAAAATTATGTATGACCGCAAGAGCATCAGTGAGAGCGACTTTAACAAGATCACCAATACCCTTGCACAGGCACGTGCACAGCAAAAACTACAAGCCAAGAATCTTTCCGATACAAAACTCTTTAGCCCTATTAGCGGGGTTTTACTAAAGAAGAGCGCTGAAGCAGGTGAGATCACCAGTGCAGGGATGCCACTCTTCACCGTGTCAGATATTCGTACTGTGAAGGTAAATGCCTACATCCCGGAGAGTGAACTGAATAATGTGAAACTGGGACAGGAAGCTGCTGTACTGGTAGGCGCCGTGAATGAAACCTTCCATGGTAAGGTCACCGAAGTGGGAGCTGCCGCAGATGCTGCTGCCCGGGCCTTTACGGTAAAGATCTCCCTGGACAATCCTCAACTCCTGATCAGACCGGGAATGATCGCTGAAATCAAACTGGCCAGCGGCAATGTGAGCAATATCCTCGCAATTCCGGTGGAAGCAGTGATGCACGACATCGACGGACAAACCTACGTGTACGCAGTAGATTCTCAGCGCCACCAGGCTTTCAAAAGAAAAGTAAGCATCGGCCAACTTAGTGGCAACCTGATGGAGATCACCTCTGGCCTGAATGCCGGCGAACAGATAGTGACCGGCGGTCAGCAAAAACTCAATGACGGTGCTGTTGTTTCTCTTTCTAAATGA